AAACAGCCCGGCGCACCAGTCAAGAAGCCGCGGCATCGCTACATTGCCGGGGAAGGCAAACCGCTCACCACCAATCCCCCGCATCCGCTTATCAAACAAGCCGATGATGAACTCGTTTTGCGCGGGATGGCGTATCTGACGCGGAAATGTTATGGACAGCATCTGCGAAATTACTTCGATTGGCTTGCCCAAGAGCGCATCGAACCGGCACAGGCAACGACGGCTCAAATTCGCGCGTATCTTGTTTTCATGGCATCCAGTGGGCGCGTTTCCGCGTCGTACTGCCGCCAAGCACGCGCGGTCTTGGTCTTTTTCTACGAGACGGCATTGAGACAGCGTGAGAAGGTACGCGATCTACCGCGCATGAAGAGACCGGAGCAATTGCCGCGCGTGCTGAGTCGTGAGGATGTCGTCAAAATTTTCAAGGTCACGACTTTCCTCAAACACAAGGCATTGCTGGTGACGGCATATTCCGCCGGCTTGCGCGTGGGCGAAGTGGTGCGGCTGAAAGTAAGTGACATTGACTCGAAACGAATGACCATTCGCGTTACGGCAGGCAAAGGGGCAAAGGATCGCGATACGTTGCTTTCGACCACGGCGCTGGAAATTTTGCGCGAGTATGTGCGCGTGTTCAAACCGAGGGATTGGCTATTTCCGGGAGATGACCGGAGCGATCATTTATCGGAGCGTTCCGCGCAACACGTTTTTGAGGACGCCAAGAACAAGGCAAGCATTCTCAAGCCAGCGACATTTCACACCTTACGCCATTCATTCGCGACGCAT
This sequence is a window from Chloroflexota bacterium. Protein-coding genes within it:
- a CDS encoding tyrosine-type recombinase/integrase, which produces MATLKIEQTENGKVWVSLTRFGDAELARLKEIPGARWNPERKQWSLPESPETRKALAEIVALPPSPPPKMIAVKPKQPGAPVKKPRHRYIAGEGKPLTTNPPHPLIKQADDELVLRGMAYLTRKCYGQHLRNYFDWLAQERIEPAQATTAQIRAYLVFMASSGRVSASYCRQARAVLVFFYETALRQREKVRDLPRMKRPEQLPRVLSREDVVKIFKVTTFLKHKALLVTAYSAGLRVGEVVRLKVSDIDSKRMTIRVTAGKGAKDRDTLLSTTALEILREYVRVFKPRDWLFPGDDRSDHLSERSAQHVFEDAKNKASILKPATFHTLRHSFATHLLEDGVDMRYIQELLGHGSIKTTERYTHVTERGKEKIKSPLDNFKL